From Cellulomonas chengniuliangii, the proteins below share one genomic window:
- the glmS gene encoding glutamine--fructose-6-phosphate transaminase (isomerizing) produces the protein MCGIVGYVGSQEPNGRPLEVVLEGLRRLEYRGYDSAGIAITGTADSTVAVAKKSGKLANLVEVLDASPLPAGTAAIGHTRWATHGGPTDANAHPHVVGDLAVIHNGIIENFAQLKAALAADGAAFQSETDTEVVAHLLHRAHLELGDLTAAMLSVVGRLHGTFTLLAVHASAPDTVVGARHDSPLVVGIGEGENFLGSDVAAFIAHTKEALELGQDQVVTITPTTVEVTDFAGNAVEARRFTVDWDAAAAEKNGFRSFMDKEIHDQPQAVADTLLGRTDISGRLVLDDLRIDESVLRSVDKIVVIACGTAAYAGHVAKYAIEHWCRIPVEVELAHEFRYRDPVVNAKTLVVAISQSGETMDTLMAVRHAREQGAKVLAIVNTHGSTIPRESDAVLYTHAGPEIAVASTKAFLSQITAAYLLGLYLAQLRGNKFADEIAEILDDLRQMPDKIQQVLDRADRVRETARSMADASSVLFLGRHVGFPVAMEGALKLKELAYIHAEGFAAGELKHGPIALVEEGQPVFVVVPSPRGRDSLHSKVVSNIQEIRARGARTLVIAEDGDDAVLPFADEVFFVPQSPTLLAPLLAVVPLQVFACELATARGLDVDQPRNLAKSVTVE, from the coding sequence ATGTGCGGAATCGTCGGATACGTCGGCAGCCAGGAGCCCAACGGGCGTCCCCTCGAGGTCGTCCTCGAAGGTTTGCGACGGCTGGAGTACCGGGGCTACGACTCCGCGGGCATCGCGATCACCGGCACCGCCGATTCGACGGTCGCTGTCGCCAAGAAGTCCGGCAAGCTCGCGAACCTCGTCGAGGTGCTCGACGCGTCGCCGCTGCCGGCCGGCACCGCGGCGATCGGCCACACGCGCTGGGCCACGCACGGCGGCCCCACGGACGCCAACGCGCACCCGCACGTGGTGGGGGACCTCGCCGTCATCCACAACGGCATCATCGAGAACTTCGCGCAGCTCAAGGCGGCCCTCGCTGCCGACGGCGCGGCGTTCCAGTCGGAGACCGACACCGAGGTCGTGGCGCACCTGCTGCACCGGGCCCACCTGGAGCTGGGCGACCTGACAGCGGCGATGCTGTCGGTGGTGGGCCGCCTGCACGGCACCTTCACGCTGCTCGCGGTGCACGCCTCGGCGCCCGACACGGTGGTCGGCGCCCGGCACGACTCGCCGCTCGTGGTGGGGATCGGCGAGGGCGAGAACTTCCTCGGCTCCGACGTGGCCGCGTTCATCGCGCACACCAAGGAGGCCCTCGAGCTGGGCCAGGACCAGGTCGTGACCATCACGCCCACCACGGTCGAGGTCACCGACTTCGCCGGGAACGCCGTCGAGGCGCGGCGCTTCACCGTCGACTGGGACGCCGCGGCGGCGGAGAAGAACGGCTTCCGCTCGTTCATGGACAAGGAGATCCACGACCAGCCGCAGGCTGTCGCGGACACCCTGCTGGGCCGCACCGACATCAGCGGGCGCCTGGTGCTGGACGACCTGCGCATCGACGAGTCGGTGCTGCGCTCGGTCGACAAGATCGTGGTGATCGCCTGCGGGACGGCCGCGTACGCCGGCCACGTCGCCAAGTACGCGATCGAGCACTGGTGCCGCATCCCCGTCGAGGTCGAGCTCGCGCACGAGTTCCGCTACCGCGACCCGGTCGTCAACGCCAAGACGCTGGTCGTGGCGATCTCCCAGTCGGGCGAGACGATGGACACCCTGATGGCCGTGCGGCACGCGCGCGAGCAGGGTGCGAAGGTGCTCGCCATCGTCAACACGCACGGCTCCACGATCCCGCGGGAGTCCGACGCGGTGCTCTACACGCACGCCGGGCCCGAGATCGCCGTCGCGTCGACCAAGGCGTTCTTGTCGCAGATCACCGCGGCCTACCTGCTGGGCCTTTACCTGGCGCAGCTGCGCGGCAACAAGTTCGCCGACGAGATCGCCGAGATCCTCGACGACCTGCGCCAGATGCCGGACAAGATCCAGCAGGTGCTCGACCGCGCCGACCGCGTGCGGGAGACCGCGCGCTCGATGGCCGACGCGTCCTCGGTGCTGTTCCTGGGCCGGCACGTCGGGTTCCCGGTGGCGATGGAGGGCGCGCTCAAGCTCAAGGAGCTCGCCTACATCCACGCCGAGGGCTTCGCCGCGGGCGAGCTCAAGCACGGGCCCATCGCGCTGGTCGAGGAGGGCCAGCCGGTGTTCGTCGTGGTCCCCTCGCCGCGCGGCCGCGACTCGCTGCACTCCAAGGTCGTCTCGAACATCCAGGAGATCCGCGCCCGCGGCGCCCGCACCCTGGTCATCGCCGAGGACGGCGACGACGCGGTGCTGCCGTTCGCCGACGAGGTGTTCTTCGTGCCGCAGTCCCCGACGCTGCTCGCCCCGCTGCTGGCCGTGGTGCCGCTGCAGGTCTTCGCGTGCGAGCTCGCCACGGCCCGCGGGCTCGACGTCGACCAGCCGCGGAACCTCGCCAAGTCCGTGACGGTCGAGTGA
- a CDS encoding peptide deformylase, which yields MSIPADVLRVHTQRLLAAAQEDPSGIVPIVQAGHPVLRMVAEPYDGQLDGSELEALIAVMRRTMHAAPGVGLAAPQIGLPLALAVVEDPGPIDDEMRIARERPAVPFRVLVNPRYTAIGEERAAFYEGCLSVEGYQAVVARPRLVRLTGADETGAVLDEVVSGWPARIVQHETDHLGGTLYVDRALLRSLAATDDLGGSWAAEPHPVAAAKALGFDLER from the coding sequence GTGAGCATTCCCGCCGACGTGCTGCGGGTCCACACGCAGCGGCTGCTCGCCGCAGCGCAGGAGGACCCGTCCGGGATCGTGCCCATCGTGCAGGCGGGCCACCCGGTGCTGCGCATGGTCGCGGAGCCCTACGACGGGCAGCTCGACGGCAGCGAGCTCGAGGCGCTGATCGCGGTCATGCGGCGCACGATGCACGCCGCCCCTGGCGTCGGGCTGGCGGCCCCCCAGATCGGGCTGCCGCTCGCGCTGGCGGTCGTGGAGGACCCGGGCCCGATCGACGACGAGATGCGGATCGCGCGCGAGCGCCCCGCCGTGCCGTTCCGGGTGCTCGTCAACCCGCGGTACACCGCGATCGGCGAGGAGCGCGCGGCGTTCTACGAGGGCTGCCTGAGCGTCGAGGGGTACCAGGCCGTCGTGGCACGGCCGCGCCTGGTCCGCCTCACCGGCGCCGACGAGACCGGGGCCGTGCTCGACGAGGTGGTCTCCGGCTGGCCGGCCCGGATCGTGCAGCACGAGACCGACCACCTGGGCGGGACGCTGTACGTGGACCGCGCCCTGCTGCGCTCGCTCGCGGCCACCGACGACCTGGGCGGCAGCTGGGCGGCGGAGCCGCACCCGGTGGCGGCGGCGAAGGCGCTCGGCTTCGACCTGGAGCGCTGA
- a CDS encoding holo-ACP synthase, translated as MIVGVGIDVVDVARFMATLERAPGLRARLFTAEERDLPASSLAARFAAKEAIAKALGAPGGMRWQDATVRRVVGGPPEVEVRGTVLARAEALGVARFHLSISHDAGIASAMVVAEADPG; from the coding sequence ATGATCGTCGGCGTCGGCATCGACGTCGTCGACGTGGCACGGTTCATGGCGACGCTCGAGCGCGCCCCCGGGCTGCGCGCGCGGCTGTTCACCGCGGAGGAGCGGGACCTGCCGGCGAGCTCGCTGGCCGCGCGGTTCGCCGCGAAGGAGGCCATCGCGAAGGCTCTCGGCGCGCCTGGCGGGATGCGGTGGCAGGACGCCACGGTGCGCCGCGTGGTGGGCGGGCCGCCCGAGGTGGAGGTGCGTGGGACGGTCCTGGCGCGCGCGGAGGCGCTCGGCGTGGCCCGGTTCCACCTGTCGATCTCGCATGACGCCGGGATCGCCTCCGCGATGGTGGTCGCGGAGGCGGACCCCGGCTGA
- a CDS encoding YbaK/EbsC family protein has product MSRAVPFHAVPREGVDPSAGGALHRNAARVHRALTELGVRGEVRELAGSARTAADAARTLGVDVGAIASSLVFLHDGSPLLIVTSGAHRVDPALVEELLGGRLDMADAATVRAATGQPIGGVGPVGHPAPLRTLVDVALGAFDVVWAAAGTPHAVFPTSYAELVRITAGTPAIVGR; this is encoded by the coding sequence ATGTCGCGAGCCGTCCCTTTCCATGCCGTGCCGCGGGAGGGCGTCGATCCCTCCGCCGGTGGCGCACTGCACCGCAACGCGGCCCGGGTGCACCGGGCGCTGACCGAGCTGGGCGTGCGGGGCGAGGTGCGCGAGCTCGCCGGCTCGGCGCGCACGGCGGCGGACGCCGCCCGGACGCTCGGGGTGGACGTGGGCGCGATCGCGAGCTCGTTGGTGTTCTTGCACGACGGCTCCCCGCTCCTCATCGTGACGTCCGGCGCCCACCGGGTGGACCCCGCCCTCGTGGAGGAGCTCCTCGGTGGACGTCTCGACATGGCCGACGCGGCGACGGTGCGTGCTGCCACCGGGCAGCCCATCGGCGGCGTCGGGCCGGTGGGGCACCCCGCGCCCCTGCGCACGCTCGTGGACGTCGCGCTCGGAGCGTTCGACGTCGTGTGGGCGGCCGCCGGGACCCCGCACGCCGTCTTCCCGACCAGCTACGCGGAGCTGGTGCGGATCACCGCGGGGACCCCCGCCATCGTCGGCAGGTGA
- a CDS encoding DedA family protein, translating to MLEEWILALAGSGWVYMGVMAFAAIDGVFPPVPSESVVIALAALTMTNGTPNLWLLGPAAAVGAFVGDQVAYLIGSRVDVHRLRLFRGTQGAKALAWAEKALVERGSSFILAARYIPIGRVAVNMTAGALGYPRARFMALSSLACVTWAAYGIAIGVGAGAWLHDHPVVAVVVGVCVGAAVGLLIDLVLRKWLRPGADAEPTRLSRPGRRGQDAPGQDAPGQDSRPELAAGQQQHL from the coding sequence TTGCTGGAGGAGTGGATCCTCGCACTCGCAGGCTCGGGATGGGTCTACATGGGGGTGATGGCCTTCGCCGCCATCGACGGCGTCTTCCCGCCCGTGCCGAGCGAGTCCGTGGTGATCGCCCTGGCGGCGCTCACGATGACGAACGGCACACCCAACCTGTGGCTGCTGGGCCCTGCGGCGGCCGTGGGCGCGTTCGTGGGCGACCAGGTGGCGTACCTGATCGGCAGCCGTGTCGACGTGCACCGGCTGCGCCTGTTCCGCGGCACGCAAGGCGCCAAGGCGCTCGCGTGGGCCGAGAAGGCGCTCGTCGAGCGCGGGTCGTCCTTCATCCTCGCGGCGCGCTACATCCCGATCGGACGCGTGGCCGTCAACATGACCGCGGGTGCGCTGGGCTACCCCCGCGCCCGATTCATGGCGCTGTCATCGCTCGCGTGCGTCACGTGGGCCGCCTACGGCATCGCGATCGGGGTCGGCGCGGGAGCGTGGCTGCACGACCATCCCGTGGTGGCCGTGGTGGTCGGCGTGTGCGTCGGGGCCGCCGTGGGCCTGCTCATCGACCTCGTCCTGCGGAAGTGGCTGCGGCCGGGGGCGGACGCGGAGCCGACGCGGCTGAGCCGCCCGGGGAGGCGCGGCCAGGACGCGCCCGGGCAGGACGCGCCCGGGCAGGACTCGCGGCCGGAGCTGGCTGCCGGCCAGCAGCAGCATCTCTAA
- the alr gene encoding alanine racemase, translating to MSSFPARAVVDLSAIRANVRSLAAHAPTAQVMAVVKADAYGHGLLPVSRAALEAGATWLGVAQLGEALELRAAGITARVLTWLYAPGAPLDQAVAADVDLSVAAPWALDEVVASARAVGRTARVHLKVDTGLGRNGLTPDQLPAVLDAALRAQAEGAVQVVGLWSHLAFADEPDHPTVHAQAEVFAEALALVEGRGARLEVRHLANSAATLTAPALHYDLVRPGIAVYGLSPVPQLGGPADFGLTPAMTFEAQLVTVKPVPAGQGVSYAHAYVTPGETMLGVVPVGYADGVPRHASGSAQRPGGPLLVGGRRLSVAGRVCMDQVVVDLGPGAREREGDRVELFGTGASGGPTAQDWADVAGTISYEIVTRVGGRVPRVHVDPEHAEPVAAPQVEGAAR from the coding sequence GTGAGCTCATTCCCCGCTCGTGCCGTCGTCGACCTCTCCGCCATCCGCGCCAACGTGCGCTCGCTGGCCGCCCACGCCCCGACCGCGCAGGTGATGGCAGTCGTCAAGGCCGACGCCTACGGCCACGGCCTCCTGCCGGTGTCCCGCGCGGCGTTGGAGGCGGGCGCGACCTGGCTCGGCGTGGCCCAGCTCGGCGAGGCGCTCGAGCTGCGCGCCGCGGGGATCACCGCGCGGGTGCTCACCTGGCTGTACGCGCCGGGCGCGCCGCTCGACCAGGCGGTGGCGGCCGACGTCGACCTCTCGGTCGCCGCGCCGTGGGCGCTCGACGAGGTGGTGGCCTCGGCCCGGGCCGTGGGGCGGACGGCGCGCGTGCACCTCAAGGTCGACACCGGGCTGGGCCGCAACGGGTTGACCCCCGACCAGCTGCCCGCGGTGCTGGACGCCGCGCTGCGGGCCCAGGCCGAGGGCGCCGTGCAGGTCGTCGGCCTGTGGTCCCACCTCGCCTTCGCGGACGAGCCGGACCACCCGACGGTGCACGCGCAGGCAGAGGTCTTCGCGGAGGCGCTCGCCCTGGTCGAGGGCCGCGGCGCCCGCCTCGAGGTGCGCCACCTGGCGAACTCGGCGGCCACGCTGACCGCGCCGGCCCTGCACTACGACCTCGTGCGCCCGGGCATCGCCGTCTACGGCCTGTCCCCGGTGCCGCAGCTCGGCGGCCCCGCGGACTTCGGATTGACGCCGGCGATGACCTTCGAGGCACAGCTGGTCACGGTCAAGCCCGTGCCCGCGGGCCAGGGCGTCTCCTACGCGCACGCCTACGTGACGCCGGGGGAGACGATGCTGGGCGTGGTGCCGGTGGGGTACGCGGACGGCGTGCCCCGGCACGCCTCCGGCTCGGCGCAGCGGCCGGGCGGGCCGCTCCTCGTGGGCGGCCGGCGGCTGTCCGTCGCGGGCAGGGTCTGCATGGACCAGGTGGTCGTCGACCTGGGGCCGGGCGCGCGCGAGCGGGAGGGCGACCGCGTCGAGCTCTTCGGCACGGGCGCCTCGGGCGGGCCGACAGCACAGGACTGGGCTGACGTCGCGGGGACGATCAGCTACGAGATCGTGACCCGGGTCGGTGGGCGCGTGCCGCGCGTCCACGTCGACCCGGAGCACGCAGAGCCTGTGGCCGCGCCGCAGGTGGAAGGAGCCGCACGATGA
- the coaA gene encoding type I pantothenate kinase: MPSTPYVDLDRKAWAALSESTPLPLTDTDVERLAGLGDPIDLAEVDAVYRPVSRLLDLYVGATRGLHEASSTFLREDTGSTPFLIGVAGSVAVGKSTTARLLRELMARWPATPRVELITTDGFLYPNAELERRGLMDRKGFPESYDRRALVRFVSKVKAGRPEVRAPVYDHLSYDIVPGAETVVRRPDVLIVEGLNVLQPARPTSEGTSNLAVSDFFDFSIYVDARTDDVRQWYVDRFLSLRATAFSRPESYFRRYASLSDEEAVATAERLWDTINAPNLVQNILPTRSRATLVLRKGRDHAVERVRLRKL; encoded by the coding sequence GTGCCGTCCACCCCCTACGTCGATCTCGACCGCAAGGCCTGGGCCGCGCTGTCGGAGTCCACACCGCTGCCGCTGACCGACACCGATGTCGAGCGGCTCGCGGGACTAGGCGACCCGATCGACTTGGCCGAGGTCGACGCGGTCTACCGTCCCGTCTCGCGACTGCTCGACCTCTATGTGGGCGCCACGCGCGGGTTGCACGAGGCGTCGAGCACGTTCCTGCGGGAGGACACCGGCAGCACCCCGTTCCTCATCGGCGTGGCCGGCTCGGTGGCGGTGGGCAAGTCGACCACCGCTCGCCTGCTGCGCGAGCTCATGGCGCGGTGGCCGGCGACCCCGCGCGTCGAGCTGATCACCACCGACGGGTTCCTGTACCCGAACGCCGAGCTCGAGCGCCGCGGCCTGATGGACCGCAAGGGCTTCCCCGAGTCCTACGACCGGCGGGCTCTGGTCCGGTTCGTCTCGAAGGTCAAGGCGGGCCGTCCCGAGGTGCGCGCCCCGGTGTACGACCACCTCTCCTACGACATCGTCCCTGGCGCGGAGACGGTGGTGCGCCGGCCCGACGTCCTCATCGTCGAGGGCCTGAACGTGCTGCAGCCAGCCCGGCCGACGTCCGAGGGCACATCGAACCTCGCGGTGAGCGACTTCTTCGACTTCTCGATCTACGTCGACGCCCGCACCGACGACGTCCGCCAGTGGTACGTCGACCGATTCCTGTCGCTGCGAGCCACCGCCTTCTCGCGTCCCGAGTCCTACTTCCGCCGCTACGCCTCGCTCAGCGACGAGGAGGCCGTGGCCACCGCAGAGCGCCTGTGGGACACGATCAACGCCCCGAACCTGGTGCAGAACATCTTGCCGACCCGCAGCAGGGCCACCCTGGTGCTGCGCAAGGGACGCGACCACGCCGTCGAGCGTGTGCGGCTGCGCAAGCTCTGA
- a CDS encoding LLM class F420-dependent oxidoreductase: protein MRFGLFIPQGWRQDLTGIDPREHWAVMNGLAQHADQGSTWESVWVYDHFHAVPEPNGEATHEAWSLISAFAASTQRVRLGQMCTCMAYRNPAYLAKVAATADIISGGRVEMGIGAGWYEHEWRAYGYGFPRAGERIAALEEGVQIFEQLWSKGVATLDGVHYQVDGAQLSPLPLQVGGPPLWIAGGGEKKTLRIAAQHAAYTNFDGSPEGFAHKSAVLAEHCATLGRDFSEITRSANYNVVIGSTQAEVDDRLAWVHDHYRRTVPAKADEVLEEFRSGPLVGTPEQIVDKLKELEVLGMTYPITYFAEAAYDRSGIELFEREVVPALR from the coding sequence ATGCGATTCGGACTCTTCATTCCGCAGGGCTGGCGCCAGGACCTGACCGGCATCGACCCCCGCGAGCACTGGGCCGTGATGAACGGCCTCGCCCAGCACGCCGACCAGGGCAGCACCTGGGAGTCGGTGTGGGTCTACGACCACTTCCACGCGGTGCCCGAGCCCAACGGCGAGGCCACCCACGAGGCCTGGAGCCTCATCTCCGCGTTCGCCGCGAGCACCCAGCGCGTGCGCCTCGGCCAGATGTGCACCTGCATGGCGTACCGGAACCCCGCGTATCTCGCCAAGGTCGCCGCGACGGCCGACATCATCTCCGGCGGCCGGGTCGAGATGGGCATCGGCGCCGGCTGGTACGAGCACGAGTGGCGCGCCTACGGCTACGGGTTCCCCCGCGCCGGCGAGCGGATCGCGGCCCTCGAGGAGGGCGTGCAGATCTTCGAGCAGCTGTGGTCCAAGGGGGTGGCCACGCTCGACGGCGTGCACTACCAGGTCGACGGCGCCCAGCTGTCGCCGCTGCCGCTGCAGGTCGGCGGCCCCCCGCTGTGGATCGCGGGCGGCGGGGAGAAGAAGACCCTGCGGATCGCCGCGCAGCACGCGGCCTACACGAACTTCGACGGCAGCCCCGAGGGCTTCGCGCACAAGTCGGCCGTGCTGGCCGAGCACTGCGCGACGCTGGGCCGGGACTTCTCGGAGATCACCCGCTCGGCGAACTACAACGTGGTGATCGGCTCGACCCAGGCTGAGGTGGACGACCGCCTCGCGTGGGTCCACGACCACTACCGCCGCACGGTCCCCGCCAAGGCGGACGAGGTCCTCGAGGAGTTCCGCTCAGGCCCGCTGGTCGGCACGCCGGAGCAGATCGTCGACAAGCTCAAGGAGCTCGAGGTCCTCGGCATGACGTACCCGATCACGTACTTCGCCGAGGCGGCCTACGACCGGTCCGGCATCGAGCTGTTCGAGCGCGAGGTCGTGCCGGCGCTGCGCTGA
- a CDS encoding DedA family protein: protein MEDWLVHLVGSPWVYVALLAFVTIDGFFPPVPSESAVIALAALWASSGQPNVYLVAAVAAVGAFTGDQIAYTVGSKVDLHRVRLFRTARGRRSLAWAERALARRGAAFILAARYIPVGRVAVNMTAGSLGYPRGRFVALTAFAGATWATYGVFIGIGAGRWLGDHPVLAVVVGVVTGLLLGLLLDWLLRRLLPGSMETVRLDPPEHGGPATSGGPGDDAGRR from the coding sequence GTGGAGGACTGGCTCGTCCACCTGGTGGGGTCCCCCTGGGTGTACGTCGCCCTGCTCGCGTTCGTGACCATCGACGGGTTCTTCCCGCCGGTCCCCAGCGAGTCCGCCGTGATCGCACTCGCGGCGCTGTGGGCCTCGAGCGGGCAGCCGAACGTGTACCTGGTCGCTGCGGTGGCCGCCGTCGGCGCCTTCACCGGCGACCAGATCGCGTACACCGTCGGGTCCAAGGTGGACCTGCACCGGGTGCGGCTGTTCCGGACGGCGCGGGGCAGGCGCTCGCTCGCGTGGGCGGAGCGCGCGCTGGCCCGGCGGGGCGCGGCGTTCATCCTCGCCGCTCGTTACATCCCGGTGGGGCGGGTCGCGGTGAACATGACGGCTGGATCGCTCGGCTACCCCCGGGGCCGCTTCGTGGCGCTGACCGCCTTCGCCGGCGCCACATGGGCGACGTACGGCGTCTTCATCGGCATTGGCGCCGGACGGTGGCTGGGGGACCATCCGGTGCTCGCCGTCGTGGTGGGTGTCGTGACAGGGCTGCTGCTCGGGCTGCTCCTGGACTGGCTCCTGCGCCGGCTGCTGCCGGGGTCGATGGAGACGGTGCGGCTCGATCCTCCGGAGCACGGCGGGCCCGCCACGAGCGGCGGCCCGGGCGACGACGCCGGTCGGCGCTGA
- a CDS encoding bifunctional ADP-dependent NAD(P)H-hydrate dehydratase/NAD(P)H-hydrate epimerase: MGVVILAYTAADVRAAEEPLLGAGLPLMDRAAHALATRVAVLLREQRGQVRGASVAVIAGSGSNGGDALHAGALLALRGVAVTAVLTSPRAHPGGLAALRAARGHVLPLADQEPEGEARDGAGVWAGEAVAAAYSADVILDGVLGIGATGAVRGPAGEVLTLLAELLADERAGGQVVSPVVVAVDTPSGIDVDTGAIPRADRPESVAARGPVLPADLTVTFGAAKAGLLLPPASRDTGRLEVVDIGLDLTGVRPAAARLESGDVAALWPVPPTDAHKYSRGVLGVVAGTPAYPGAAVLTVRAAIRSGVGMVRYQGSPGVSATVLSSCPEVVAGDGRVQAWTLGPGVDPDDGAQAERVHAALAAVLAQEQPAVVDAGALSLIPVRLAPWVVLTPHAGELAALLSAQGEDVDRAQVEAEPLRWARRAHELTAATVLLKGSTTVVVGAGGSVYAQADGPAWLATAGAGDVLAGLLGALLAGRAEDVVADPSLVAALAAAAALVHGRAAHRANPGGPVWATAVADAIPGTVAELLRA; this comes from the coding sequence ATGGGTGTCGTGATCCTCGCCTACACCGCCGCAGACGTCCGCGCCGCCGAGGAGCCGCTGCTGGGCGCCGGCCTCCCACTCATGGACCGCGCCGCCCATGCGCTCGCCACCCGGGTGGCCGTGCTGCTGCGCGAGCAGCGGGGGCAGGTGCGGGGGGCGTCGGTGGCGGTGATCGCGGGCTCCGGCTCGAACGGCGGGGACGCGCTGCACGCCGGCGCCCTGCTGGCCCTCCGGGGGGTGGCGGTCACTGCCGTGCTGACGTCTCCGCGCGCGCACCCGGGCGGCCTGGCGGCGTTGCGCGCCGCCCGTGGGCACGTGCTGCCGTTGGCGGACCAGGAGCCTGAGGGCGAGGCGCGCGACGGAGCCGGGGTGTGGGCGGGAGAGGCCGTCGCCGCGGCGTACTCCGCGGACGTCATCCTCGACGGCGTGCTCGGCATCGGCGCCACCGGGGCGGTGCGCGGGCCCGCCGGCGAGGTGCTGACCCTGCTCGCGGAGCTGCTCGCGGACGAGAGGGCCGGAGGGCAGGTCGTCTCGCCGGTCGTCGTGGCGGTCGACACCCCGAGCGGGATCGACGTGGACACCGGCGCGATCCCCCGCGCGGACCGGCCCGAGAGCGTCGCCGCGCGCGGCCCTGTGCTGCCCGCGGACCTGACGGTGACCTTCGGGGCGGCGAAGGCGGGATTGCTGCTGCCGCCGGCGAGCCGTGACACCGGCCGGCTGGAGGTCGTCGACATCGGGCTCGACCTGACGGGGGTGCGCCCGGCCGCCGCCCGGCTCGAGTCGGGGGACGTCGCCGCGTTGTGGCCGGTCCCCCCGACCGACGCGCACAAGTACTCCCGGGGGGTGCTGGGAGTCGTGGCAGGGACACCCGCCTACCCGGGCGCCGCGGTGCTCACTGTGCGCGCCGCGATCCGATCGGGCGTCGGCATGGTGCGGTACCAGGGGTCGCCGGGGGTGAGCGCCACGGTGCTGTCCTCCTGCCCCGAGGTCGTCGCGGGCGACGGGCGCGTGCAGGCCTGGACGCTCGGCCCGGGCGTCGACCCGGATGACGGGGCCCAGGCCGAGCGGGTGCACGCCGCCCTGGCGGCGGTCCTCGCGCAGGAGCAGCCGGCCGTGGTGGACGCGGGCGCGCTCAGCCTGATCCCGGTGCGGCTGGCCCCGTGGGTGGTGCTGACGCCCCACGCGGGCGAGCTGGCCGCGCTGCTGAGCGCCCAGGGTGAGGACGTGGACCGGGCGCAGGTCGAGGCGGAGCCGCTCCGCTGGGCCCGGCGAGCACACGAGCTCACCGCCGCCACGGTGCTGCTCAAGGGATCGACCACCGTGGTGGTGGGCGCCGGGGGCTCCGTCTACGCGCAGGCTGACGGCCCGGCGTGGCTGGCCACCGCCGGGGCCGGAGACGTGCTCGCCGGCCTGCTGGGCGCCCTGCTCGCGGGGCGCGCCGAGGACGTGGTCGCCGACCCGTCGCTGGTCGCGGCCCTGGCCGCCGCTGCCGCGCTCGTGCACGGGCGGGCGGCGCACCGCGCCAACCCGGGCGGGCCGGTGTGGGCCACCGCCGTGGCGGACGCGATCCCCGGGACCGTGGCCGAGCTGCTGCGCGCCTGA